The DNA sequence TCCTTCAAATTCTTTCGTGTCAGAAAATTCAATTTTTTCTGTTAAAACATATTTATTTATTGCGTCCGCAACTCCTGATTCTTTATTTGTTCCAGTTGTAAATTTAGCCACTTTCTTTAATTCAGTAATAGCATTCCCCATAGCAATAGAAACACCTGATACCTTTAGCAAAGGTAAATCATTTCAACCATCGCCAATAGCCGCTACTTCTTCCATCAAAATATCTTTTTTTGCAGCCAATCACTTAACAGCTTCGCCTTTGTTTACGTTCAAGTTTGTAATTTCAATACTTAAATTGTGGGTCGGAGCTACTTCTAGTTTTCCGCTAAATTTTTCAACTAGTTCCTTTGTTTTTGTTTTTAGTTCTTTTTTCTTGATGAAACCTTTTGTATAAATAGCAATAATTTTATAACAAGAGTTTTGAAATTTTTTCATATCACTTGTCTTGGCTATTTTTTCATTAATTTGTGATGCAACGATTTTTGCAATTCACGAAGAAATATTAGAGTATGGCCCGCTGGTTGTATAAACTAAAAATTTTCAACCATTGGATTGTAAATATTGAATAGCTTCTTTCATTAATTTTTCTGGAATTAAATTAGAGTAAATCACTTCGCGTTTGCGAATATCGTAAATTTTTGCACCATTTAGCGAAACTACATACCCTTGATTTTTATTAATAAGAATATTTCTAGCAACCGGCAGTGCTCCTTGAAGATCGCGACCAGTCGATAAAATTATTTCAATTCCCTCTTTTTGTGCAGCAATGCATGCAACATGATTTTTTCGAGATAATAAATGACGATTAAACAATAACGTTCCGTCTAAGTCCAAGCAAAGTAATTTAATTTTTTGATCTTGTATTTTTTGGTGTAGTTTGCTTAACATCAGTATCTCAATCTTTTATGTGTTTTGCTACAATATATCACACTAGTGTAAAAAGCTCAAACGCAAGGAGTGCAAGTGGTAAATATTGTCAACCATCATTTTCTTGTAAATTCGTCACAGGATAAATGTTAGTTCCTATTTTCAATGCAAATATTATATAAAATATGATGTAAATTATTGGATAAACTAAAATTCATAAAAAGAATTTTTTCTCAATAATAAAATTGTGATAAAAATGTAAATGATTAATAGTAAAAATTATTAAAAATCATGGAATAACAAAATGAACCAACACATTGAATAAATCGAACGGTCATGCATTATCATGAAACATTTTTTGACCACTGGGTTGATTAAGCACACCAATACCAATAAGTGACACGTAAATTACAACTGCAATCATAACAACAGTGTCATAAATTGCTACAGCTAAAAGTGCATATTTATTAGTTAACTTTACTAGTCATTTATTAGTTGAATTTGTGTAATGTTGAACAAGCATGATTGCAAGAAAAAAAGTAACCATTGTGGTTGTTAATCAAGTGAATTGTGCAAACATTGAAAAAGAAAATGGTGAAAATAACAGTTCATGATTTGGTAATTTTATATCAGCAATATCGTAAACTAGACCTACAATGAATCTTGCAAGTAATGTTAAGAAAAAGCTCAAAAATGCTACTCACATCAATTTTAAATTCACACGGTTATGTCTTTCGGACATTAATGGATTAGAAGTGTACATATTTATATTTTAATTATTTCAGAATATCAAATATAAAATCTTCATCATTTGTTTTTTGTGATTGAAATTTTGCACCACGTAATGCATCTTTTGTTGCATTTTTTGGAACAAAAGAATAGTGAGTAGTTTTTAACATAAATTCATCGTTTCCACTATCGCCAAACGAAATTGTTTGTTCTAAATTAATATTCATTTGATTGGCAACAAATTTGACCGCTAAACCCTTATCTGCATTTTTTCTTGTTATCTCTAGGTAACTTACATCGTCATGAGAAAGTGACCATGCAAAATTGTATTCATGACCATATTTTGCAATTAATTCTTTTGCGGTTTTCATTGATTTTTCATCATTTCTTTCAATATATATAATAAATTTTAAAATTTTATGGCGAGGTTCAAATTCTGAACGGAAATGGTCATACATAGTAATTCCTTCAGTTCTCTCAATAAAATATTCATCCAAATATGTTTGAAATTTAGTTTCTTGATCAATCGGTCAATTGTGATAAACATTATTTCTTTGCATCGCACGGAAATTTAATTTATTTTGATTACAAAAAGATGCAATTTCATTAATAAAGTTAGTATCTATTATCGATTCAAATAACAATTCTCCTAAGTCATTTAGAATAATTGCTCCATTAAAACTAATTACGTATGTTGGTTTTAATCCTGCTTTTTGACATTTATAACGAACAAAAATATCAGGTCTCCCTGTTGATACCACAAAATAATTTCCTTTTTTTTGTCACTTTTTAATTGCTTCTATTGTCTTCGGAGTTATTTCTAATTTTCTATTTAACAAAGTTCCATCGAGATCAAAAAAAGCGATGTATTTTTTTCCGTCATAAAATGTTGATGGGATTTTAGACATTAAAAGTTTCTTTCAATAACTTTAGAACCGCAGCCTCTGGTTTAAAGCCTGAAAATTCCGTCACCATTTGCCCATTCTTAAAAAGCATTACAGTTGGAACAACTTTTATTTTAAAATCACTTCCTAGTTTTGGTTCCTCTTCAACATCAACTTTATAAAAGTTAATATTTGGCATTGTGCTTGCAATTTTTTCTAAAATTGGGGCCATCATTTTGCAAGGTCCACATCATGTTGTGAAAAAATCAACAACTACATAACCGTTTTCAATTTTTGAATTAAATTCACTTGTTTTTATTTTTTCCATTATTCCCTCTTTATACTAAAAATTAATTTTATTATAACTCAATATTTGGTAATAAATTTTGTTTAAAAAATATTCCTTTTGAAATATAATCATATTTAGGTTTATTAAAAACTATAGGAGAAATTAATGTCAAAAATTATTTACATACATGCTCGTGAAGTATTAGATTCACGTGGTAATCCAACTATTGAAGTTGATGTTGAAACTGAATTAGGTGGATTTGGAAGAGCTATCGTTCCTTCTGGTGCTTCAACTGGTGAATTAGAAGCTCTAGAATTAAGAGATGGCGACAAAAGTCGTTATGGAGGTAAAGGTGTTTTAACCGCTATTAATAACGTAAACAAAATTATCGCTCCGAAAATTATTGATGCTGAGTTAGATTCTTTATCACAAAGACACATCGACGAATTAATGATCGAATTAGATGGAACAGATAATAAAAAGAAATTGGGAGCTAACGCAATCCTTGGTGTTTCAATGGCTTGTGCAAGAGCTAGTGCGGATGAGTTAGGAATTCCGCTATTTAGATATTTAGGTGGAACTAATGCTTATACTTTGCCAGTGCCTATGCTAAACATTATCAATGGTGGTGCTCATGCTGATAACTCAATCGACTTCCAAGAATTTATGATTGTACCAGTTGGTGCTAGTTCATTTAAAGAAGCTGTAAGAATGTCAGCTGAAACATATCACGCTTTAAAAAGTATTTTACACAAAGCAGGGTTAGCGACATCGGTTGGAGATGAAGGTGGATTTGCTCCAAATTGTGGTTACGAAGAAGCCTTAGATTATATCGTTGAAGCTATTAAATTGGCAGGTTACAAACCAGCAACATCCGGTAGTAATGCAATATCAATTGCCCTTGATTGTGCTAGTTCAGAACTTTACAAAAATGGTAAATACAATTTTAAAAAGTTATCAAAAGAAACAGGTAAAGAAGTGATTAAATCAACAAGCGAAATGATTAGTTTATTTAGTAACTTAATTGATAAATACCCAATTATTTCAATTGAAGATGGATTAAGTGAACATGACTGAGACGGATTTGTTGAAATGAAAAAACAGTTAGGTCATAAAATCCAAATTGTAGGAGATGACTTATTTGTTACAAACCCAAGTATTCTGAAAAAAGGTATTGAAAAAGATGCTGCCAATGCAATTTTGATTAAAATTAACCAAATTGGTTCATTAACAGAAACATTTGATGCTATTGAAATGGCTAAAACAGCTGGATGAACAAATGTTGTTTCACACCGTTCAGGTGAATCAGAAGATACAACGATTGCTGACATTGCAGTTGCTTTAAATACAGGTCAAATTAAAACAGGATCAATGTCAAGAACTGATAGAATAGCAAAATATAATCAGTTACTAAGAATTGAAGAAATCCTAGGTTCAACTGCTAAGTATGCCGGAAGAGATGCATTCTACAATCTAAAAAATAAAAATAGTCGTGAGACTATTTTTTTATAATTAGATATAAAAAGGAAAGAAAATGAATATATTCAGAAAAGAAAAATCGCCGATAGTTAATGTTCCGAAAAATATTATGTCACTAGTAATCGGACGTTTTAAAGAAAATACTTACATAGTTTCTAACAAAAATGAATGTATTTTAATCGATCCAGGAAATGATGCAAAAAAAATTATCGATCAAATATTAAAAAATAATTTAACACCAGTTGCTATTTTATTAACACATGGACATTTCGATCACATTGGAGGCGTTAATGAGATTTTAGAAAAATGAGATCTTACTATTTATGGAGGTAAAAATAGCAATGCTTTTTGCAGCAATCCTCAATATCATTATGGTTCACCTATAATTTCTATTAACAAAACAATTCATGAACAAGATGATAATACAGAAATTAAGTTAATTAATTACCGTATTAAATTTATGGCAACACCAGGTCATACTATGGATTCATGTTTTATAATTTTTGAAGACCTAAATTGTATTTTTACTGGTGATACCTTGTTTTATCACGATATTGGGGCTTTGCGTTTTGCTACCAATAATAAAGAGCAAATGCGATTAACGCTTAAAAAAATTAAGGAATTAAGGGATAGTTACCTAATTTTCCCAGGTCATAATAATTTTTCCACTATAGGAGAAGAAAAAATTAATAATCCTTATTTAATAAAAGATCTAATATAAGTAAGGATAAAATGCATTTAATCGATATTATAATCCCATTAATTATTTCTGCGGGTTTGGGAATATTATTTTTATTTCTAAACAAACGACGCCAAAATATTTGAAGAACCGAAAAAAAATGAACTCCGTGATCTGACAATAAAATGACAAGAATTTTAGATTTTACATGGCGTAACATTTTTGGAATACTTGCATTTATTTTTTTATTTGGTGCAATATCTATAATATTTGCATTAATTTAGTTAAAAATTATCGTTTAATAAAGATTTGCATATTTTGAGTAAAAGCAATTTATAATAAAAGCAAATTAATTAATATTTAAAGGAATATAATGAAAAATAAAATTTTACTATTTAAAAATCGCAGTAGCGTTGATGCATGATTGGTACAAATTTATAAAGAACAAATTAAAACTAAACCGCATAGTGTTTTAGGTTTTGCAACCGGCACAACTCCAATTAATTTTTACAAAATGCTTCAAGAAGATCATCAAAAAAATGGCACAGATTGAAGTAAAATTGTTGCGTTCAATTTGGATGAGTTTGTTGGTATACCAATTGGTCACAAAGAGTCTTTTAGAACCCAAATGGAAAATAATTTATACAACGGATTGAATATTAATATTAAAAATACACACTTACCAGACGGAATGTGCATTGATTTAAGTCAAGAAGCAAATAATTATGAAAAATTAATTAAATCTAAAGGTGGTATTGATCTCCAATTTATTACATTAGGGGTAAATGGTCACATGGCATACAATGAACCAGGTACTAGTTTGAAAACTAAAACTCATGTTACAGGATTGACACCAGCTACACGCGAAGAAATTGTACGACAAGGAAAATTTAGAACATTGGAAGAGACACCAACAGCAGCTATAACTATGGGTGTCAAAA is a window from the Mycoplasma sp. (ex Biomphalaria glabrata) genome containing:
- a CDS encoding HAD family hydrolase gives rise to the protein MLSKLHQKIQDQKIKLLCLDLDGTLLFNRHLLSRKNHVACIAAQKEGIEIILSTGRDLQGALPVARNILINKNQGYVVSLNGAKIYDIRKREVIYSNLIPEKLMKEAIQYLQSNGWKFLVYTTSGPYSNISSWIAKIVASQINEKIAKTSDMKKFQNSCYKIIAIYTKGFIKKKELKTKTKELVEKFSGKLEVAPTHNLSIEITNLNVNKGEAVKWLAAKKDILMEEVAAIGDGWNDLPLLKVSGVSIAMGNAITELKKVAKFTTGTNKESGVADAINKYVLTEKIEFSDTKEFEGITQKKKN
- a CDS encoding HAD family hydrolase: MSKIPSTFYDGKKYIAFFDLDGTLLNRKLEITPKTIEAIKKWQKKGNYFVVSTGRPDIFVRYKCQKAGLKPTYVISFNGAIILNDLGELLFESIIDTNFINEIASFCNQNKLNFRAMQRNNVYHNWPIDQETKFQTYLDEYFIERTEGITMYDHFRSEFEPRHKILKFIIYIERNDEKSMKTAKELIAKYGHEYNFAWSLSHDDVSYLEITRKNADKGLAVKFVANQMNINLEQTISFGDSGNDEFMLKTTHYSFVPKNATKDALRGAKFQSQKTNDEDFIFDILK
- the trxA gene encoding thioredoxin, with the translated sequence MEKIKTSEFNSKIENGYVVVDFFTTWCGPCKMMAPILEKIASTMPNINFYKVDVEEEPKLGSDFKIKVVPTVMLFKNGQMVTEFSGFKPEAAVLKLLKETFNV
- the eno gene encoding phosphopyruvate hydratase; this encodes MSKIIYIHAREVLDSRGNPTIEVDVETELGGFGRAIVPSGASTGELEALELRDGDKSRYGGKGVLTAINNVNKIIAPKIIDAELDSLSQRHIDELMIELDGTDNKKKLGANAILGVSMACARASADELGIPLFRYLGGTNAYTLPVPMLNIINGGAHADNSIDFQEFMIVPVGASSFKEAVRMSAETYHALKSILHKAGLATSVGDEGGFAPNCGYEEALDYIVEAIKLAGYKPATSGSNAISIALDCASSELYKNGKYNFKKLSKETGKEVIKSTSEMISLFSNLIDKYPIISIEDGLSEHDWDGFVEMKKQLGHKIQIVGDDLFVTNPSILKKGIEKDAANAILIKINQIGSLTETFDAIEMAKTAGWTNVVSHRSGESEDTTIADIAVALNTGQIKTGSMSRTDRIAKYNQLLRIEEILGSTAKYAGRDAFYNLKNKNSRETIFL
- a CDS encoding MBL fold metallo-hydrolase codes for the protein MNIFRKEKSPIVNVPKNIMSLVIGRFKENTYIVSNKNECILIDPGNDAKKIIDQILKNNLTPVAILLTHGHFDHIGGVNEILEKWDLTIYGGKNSNAFCSNPQYHYGSPIISINKTIHEQDDNTEIKLINYRIKFMATPGHTMDSCFIIFEDLNCIFTGDTLFYHDIGALRFATNNKEQMRLTLKKIKELRDSYLIFPGHNNFSTIGEEKINNPYLIKDLI
- a CDS encoding glucosamine-6-phosphate deaminase; amino-acid sequence: MKNKILLFKNRSSVDAWLVQIYKEQIKTKPHSVLGFATGTTPINFYKMLQEDHQKNGTDWSKIVAFNLDEFVGIPIGHKESFRTQMENNLYNGLNINIKNTHLPDGMCIDLSQEANNYEKLIKSKGGIDLQFITLGVNGHMAYNEPGTSLKTKTHVTGLTPATREEIVRQGKFRTLEETPTAAITMGVKTIMNCKKVLMVIVGDNKATMAKKALEETPTAEIPASQLQKHKKCLFVMDEDSAKLLDLTKHDVKRM